A genomic segment from Vidua macroura isolate BioBank_ID:100142 chromosome Z, ASM2450914v1, whole genome shotgun sequence encodes:
- the SKOR2 gene encoding SKI family transcriptional corepressor 2: MATSPLPGPTDILLPSPSSAYPPDPMNQPRAGHAAMKPNQVGQVILYGIPIVSLVIDGQERLCLAQISNTLLKNFSYNEIHNRRVALGITCVQCTPVQLEILRRAGAMPISSRRCGMITKREAERLCKSFLGENRPPKLPDNFAFDVSHECAWGCRGSFIPARYNSSRAKCIKCSYCSMYFSPNKFIFHSHRTPDAKYTQPDAANFNSWRRHLKLTDKSPQDELVFAWEDVKAMFNGGSRKRALPPAPPAPAAAAPAACHPLGSVKAAAVVGGGLLSPHLLAAPPDLHQKRPRFEEDEELQEAVAAAHGGKSPRSYPVIPVPSKGSFGGMLQKFPGCGGLFPHPYGFPAAAFGLCHKKEEGGGGDALGGAAAHKAGGAAAAAAAGGGLSGLFWPGRKDAAFYPPFCMFWPPRTPGGLPVPTYLQPPPQPPGALGCSLGGDGAGLLRQAFLDLSEPGGEAGPAGLGTGPAGLGTPPAAAPPSAPAAAAAAAARDPLFESPPGGSAEPASPAASDGGSAGGGGRVPPHHPHLLEAAGGRKASGGYHHSSAFRPVGGKEDSESLAKLHGGGGGGPPRSASPLQLLLPPPPPPPPEDAGCERHPHPPHAAHRLLSPGGTSCSFASEESSEEEEDEEEEDEPEVDVEGHKPPEEEEEDEEEEGEEEPRGGDPLAAGGRFPPARGLPEKGGRERPAAGPFPRPPVEEKPGDGQTPPQPPAGAPRAGSGGSSPAHHPAPEEQPLYKDNQKSKEGNQVILPTKEDTFSDKNKEHNFFITDSEPSGGDFWRDIAGEHTQETNSPHSLKKDVENMGKEELQKVLFEQIDLRRRLEQEFQVLKGNASFPVFNNFQDQMKRELAYREEMVQQLQIIPYAASLIRKEKLGAHLSKS; this comes from the exons ATGGCGACCAGCCCGCTGCCCGGCCCCACCGATATCTTGCTGCCGTCGCCGTCCAGCGCGTACCCGCCGGACCCCATGAACCAGCCGAGGGCCGGCCACGCCGCCATGAAGCCCAACCAGGTGGGGCAGGTGATCCTCTACGGCATCCCGATCGTCTCCCTGGTCATCGACGGGCAGGAGCGGCTGTGCCTGGCGCAGATCTCCAACACCCTCCTCAAAAACTTCAGCTACAACGAGATCCACAACCGGCGGGTGGCCCTGGGCATCACCTGCGTGCAGTGCACGCCGGTGCAGCTGGAGATCCTGCGGCGGGCCGGGGCCATGCCCATCTCCTCCCGCCGCTGCGGCATGATCACCAAGAGGGAGGCAGAGCGGCTCTGCAAGTCCTTCTTGGGGGAGAACCGGCCCCCCAAATTGCCGGATAACTTCGCTTTCGACGTATCGCACGAGTGCGCCTGGGGATGCCGCGGGAGCTTCATCCCGGCCCGCTACAACAGCTCCCGGGCCAAGTGCATCAAGTGCAGCTACTGCAGCATGTACTTCTCGCCCAACAAGTTCATCTTCCACTCCCACCGCACCCCCGACGCCAAGTACACCCAGCCCGACGCCGCCAACTTCAACTCCTGGCGCCGCCACCTGAAGCTGACCGACAAGAGCCCCCAGGATGAGCTGGTCTTCGCCTGGGAGGATGTCAAGGCCATGTTCAACGGCGGCAGCCGCAAGCGCGCCctgccgcccgccccgccggcccccgccgccgccgcccccgccgcctgCCACCCGCTGGGCTCGGTGAAGGCGGCGGCGGTGGTGGGCGGCGGGCTGCTGAGCCCGCACCTCCTGGCCGCCCCGCCCGACCTGCACCAGAAGCGGCCGCGCTtcgaggaggacgaggagctgcaggaggcggtggcggcggcgcaCGGCGGCAAAAGCCCGCGGAGCTACCCCGtcatccctgtgcccagcaaGGGCTCCTTCGGCGGCATGCTCCAGAAGTTCCCCGGCTGCGGCGGGCTCTTCCCGCACCCTTACGGCTTCCCCGCCGCCGCCTTCGGGCTCTGCCACAAGAAGGAggagggcggcggcggcgatgCCCtcggcggggcggccgcgcaCAAagccggcggggcggcggcggcggcggcggcgggcggcgggctCTCGGGGCTCTTCTGGCCGGGCAGGAAGGACGCCGCCTTCTACCCTCCCTTCTGCATGTTTTGGCCGCCGCGCACCCCGGGCGGGCTGCCGGTACCCACCTACCTgcagccgccgccgcagcccccCGGCGCCCTGGGATGCTCGCTGGGAGGGGACGGGGCGGGCCTGCTGCGCCAGGCTTTCCTGGACCTCTCGGAGCCCGGCGGCgaggcggggccggcggggctggggacggggccggcggggctggggacgccgcccgccgccgcccccccatcggcgcccgccgccgccgccgccgccgccgcccgggaCCCGCTGTTCGAGTCGCCCCCCGGTGGCAGCGCCGAGCCCGCCTCGCCCGCCGCTTCCGACGGGGGCAGCGCCGGTGGGGGCGGGCGGGTCCCCCCGCACCACCCGCACCTGCTggaggcggcgggcgggcgcAAGGCGAGCGGCGGGTACCACCACTCCAGCGCCTTCCGCCCGGTGGGCGGCAAGGAGGACTCGGAGAGCCTGGCCAAGCTGCacggaggaggcggcggcggccccccGCGCTCCGCCTCGccgctgcagctgctgctgccgccgccgccgccgccgccccccgagGACGCGGGATGCGAGAGGCACCCTCATCCTCCGCACGCCGCGCACCGCCTCCTCTCCCCCGGAGGCACTAGCTGCAGCTTCGCCAGCGAAGAGAgcagcgaggaggaggaggacgaggaggaggaagacGAGCCCGAGGTGGACGTCGAGGGGCACAAGCCCcccgaggaggaggaagaggatgaggaggaggagggcgaGGAAGAGCCCCGCGGCGGAGACCCCTTGGCGGCCGGCGGCCGCTTTCCACCCGCCCGCGGTCTGCCGGAGAAGGGCGGCCGGGAgcgccccgccgccggcccctTCCCCCGTCCGCCCGTCGAGGAGAAGCCGGGGGATGGTCAAACCCCACCGCAGCCGCCTGCCGGGGCCCCgcgggcgggcagcggcggcagcagccCGGCACATCACCCGGCGCCCGAGGAGCAGCCCCTCTACAAGGAT AACCAGAAGAGCAAGGAGGGTAATCAGGTCATCTTGCCTACGAAAGAGGACACCTTCTCAG ATAAGAACAAGGAGCATAATTTTTTCATCACAGATTCAGAGCCTTCAGGAGGAGACTTCTGGAGAGATATAGCAG gagaaCACACACAAGAAACTAATTCACCTCATTCTCTGAAGAAGGATGTGGAAAATATGGGgaaag AGGAGCTCCAGAAGGTTCTGTTTGAGCAGATCGACCTACGGAGGAGGCTGGAACAGGAATTCCAGGTGTTGAAAGGAAACGCATCTTTCCCAGTCTTCA ACAACTTCCAAGATCAGATGAAGCGGGAACTGGCGTACAGAGAAGAAATGGTGCAGCAGCTACAAATC